Genomic segment of Dermacentor albipictus isolate Rhodes 1998 colony chromosome 5, USDA_Dalb.pri_finalv2, whole genome shotgun sequence:
AATTATAAATATGTAGCCTATGCCACACGAAGGTGGGCTAAGTGACAAAGAAAGCACAGCCTGTGTCAGCATTTCAGACAAGGCACAGCATGCGTGTGAATAATCAAAATCACAGCATGAACGCCTGAAAATATCTGCCTCGCTTCAAGCTATGCCACAGTAAGGAAAGCTCGGGCAGGAAAGTCTGTAAAGTATGTCAGTCTTCTTTCTCCCTTTCCAAAGACATTATCTGCTGTTCACGCAATACAGAGATCCTATAAAGAATATATTTACAAAAGTGCAAAATTTGTGAACATCAACCCCATTCCTTCGCCGCCATAAGCTGCCTCAGGAACCACAAAATGAGTTGCCGTGGTGCGTTGGTCGCAACAAGTTGCAGCCGAATCCACAGACAGCGTTCgaccaaataaaagaaaacgagCACACGTGCATAGGGGTCCCACCCACTGTCGCTCCTCCACGACGGCTCAATCGATACAACTACATCACGCAAAAATGACACACACGACGAAAGGAGTCGGCCCCGAATAGTCGTCAACAGCGTTCCTTGGCCACCATAAGGCTGTCGCTGGCGCACGAGAACGTGTCGGCAAAGTCTTCCGTGTGCAGTAGCGGCGCGTTTCCAGAAACCGCGTCCACTTCGGAGTCGTAGTGCTTGTTGCAGAACGCGTTGGCAAACACAATGTAGAAGAACTGGCCGTGCGACATGCGCCTCGTCTTCGCGGCCATCTTGGCGACGCGCCAGTCGCTCGCGTCCTTGACGACCGCGCGGATGCTCCTCAGCGCCAGCGCCGCCGGCGGAGTGGACTCGTACATGATAGGTGGCGCCTCGTTCCATTCGTTCGGGTAGCCATTTTCGTTGCGGCTCCAAACGCCTCGGGACGTGCACGCCTTGAAGGAGCGGATCTTCTCGGCGGTGATCGCGCTCCAGTTCGGGTGCTCGAGCAGCAGCGCCCAGAGGCTGGCGGCGAGCCGGTACCCGGACACCGGCAGGTTCTGAAGGGCGCCTGGCTTGTGCGAGACGTCCAACAACCTGTTCGAGCGAGATAAAACGACCGGAAGACGCGAGAGTTCTCGCGTGGGCTGTATAACAACGTTCCGAGATTGGAAGTTCCTCTTTTTGTTTCAAGGTATTCGAGGGTTAagcttgatgatgatgaatatactGTTTTGTGGCGAAAGGGCCAAGTATGACAAAAAAGGGCCAGTGTTAAGCTTACGGCGAATATGAAAGGCAATCGCTCGCCGTGCTCCAGTGTTTAAAAGGGAATGCCACTGGAGCTAAAATTTCGACAAGCGGACTTATTGACAAGGAGACGTAGACAAATCCTCCTCGCCGAAATGCTGGCTTTCGCGACATGCCTAATTCGACCGCTGTCAATCACTTCGAGTTTCCATCTTTCTGTGAATCTCTATCTTGCTTGGATCATGATCTTTCAAGAAACCTTGAAAATTTCTGACAAAATTTGCCAAGCAGCGTTGCAAACAATCTGTCACGTTGACGAAGAATCTACTACCTTTCTTTCCTTTATGAAATGCTGTTACACGTTGTCTTGTCAAATAGCTAGGGGAGATAAAAAAACTGGGCTGGCTAGGAGGATTCACTGATGATGGAAGAATGTAGTGCAGATTCATAACAAAGGAAACACCACAACTACGTTGAAGGGCACTTTGGTTTTAGACGACCTCTATTCCACAGGCCCATATATGATCATGCAGGCTCCCTCCCCGCAGTATATTCGTGAATATTAATGAGAACATGGCGTGTGAAGCTACCGTCACGATCAGTAGTCAATCTCGTGATTGGAGAGGTGGAACGCATTCGTACGACATGTTCACGAGCATGCTGTAGAACTTGGTCTCGGCTGTAGTCACAACACTATTAGCATGCTGCTCTGCCGCGGCGCTATAAACAGAACTGAACAGTGTTCTATGTGCACGTAGTTTTTACATGCAACATCGACATGAAAGGCATTTCAGCTGCGGCTACAGTGAAAGCACTGTTTTACATGAAATGAATGTGTCATCGCTACGCTGAAAACTTGTGACGTCACTGTTGAATCCTCCCTAGCCACTTAAGCAGTTCCTAAATCATTTATATTTAATACTCTCGCGAGGGGATTTAGAGCGACTTCGTCAGAAAATTGTCATATTCCATAGAAATATTACGGAACGCATGTGACACTACTAGTGAGCGTACGGAAACACTCTACTTTGTCACGTGGAATGCAGAACACCTGCCTGAAGCCGGTTATACGGAGGCAGCCGCACTCCCCTGATCAGGGATCGCCATGGCAACCTTCACGCACCCTTGCTTTACACCTGCGCCCTATTTTTAAATTGTCGTATTAACGTTACGTGACCTCTAAATTTCGCGGTCCTTGAAGTATACCTATAAAAGTCGGTGTCGATCGACAGGTACTTCTCGGTGACCCAGACGGGCGGATAGTCGTCGGTGTATCCCCTGCGGGCCTGCTCCATCTTCACGCGATACTCGAACTCGCTGACAGACAGGTAGTTCGAGATGAAAAGCTCGCGGGCGTCGGGCACGTGGCAGTCGGAAACGTATCGCTCGCGAGGCAGCACCAGTTTCACGCCGTCGAGCAGACGGTCGGCCCTGACTTGGTCGCCAAGAGCCACGATGTCACACGAGCGAACCTGGGTCGTTGATACCGGAGAGGTCCCGTGTTTACCGCGTGTTCCGAAACTCTAGAGCCCATCAGGCCGTGAATGTGAGCTGCTGGCGTGAAACGTAAGCTGCCGGTGACACTACGGAAGCGATAAATGAGAAGCCTCAAGTTACGCACTCTGGCAAATGTCGCGGTCTTAGAGTCCGCTATACTCTGAAATCGGGCAAGCATTTGCGATAATAGGGCTACTAGAACACCTCGTAAGCTTCTGCAAGGACAACAGTGAACGTCAACTCAGACAAGCGGGGGGCGAAGAAAGAGAATGAGCTGATCAACCTAGTGCCTTTGCCCAACCAATGTAATACAGTTCGCCTGCATCAGCTGAGATGCCAAGGCTAGGACAACACACTGACCTGCGCTCGCACGGCCTCCCGGGCTTCGGCGAATGACGAGCGCAGAAAACGGTCTTTGGTTTCGTCCGTGAGGATTACCGCGTACGCAATGTTCCAGAGCGCCCGGTGTGCCATCACGTGGTCGTGGCAGCGCATACGGATAATCTTTTCCCTCCAGGGTCCCGTGATGGTTGAGCTTATGTAGAAACGATTGAACGTCTCCGTTGACACGTACACGACCAGGTGAGCCAGCGATGTCGGCTGGTGCACAGGAGAGAGCAAGTACGCGACTACGTCCAAAATGGCCTCGTCCTCGACGTATGACAGCGTCATTGCGTCGTCTACGTCGAGGACGGTGTCGAAGAAGGCCTCTCTCAGCGAGCTCTCGTTGAGGAACGGAAGCCGCGCGTACAGCTCTCCGATGGTAACCACTTTCATGGGCTGCTCCGGCCACTTCGTCGTAGTCGACAATGGCATTGGGAGTATCAAGGGGGGGACGGCGCCGGGGATTCCTCCGTCAAACTCGAAGAGTTCCTTAAGCGTCACGTTAGTCGATGCGTACTCGTTGTAGAGGCGAAGACTGTCGGCGAAGCAAGTTTGACAGGAGGCGTTCAGTTGTGCCAGGATCACGTTGTGCCGGTACATCTCGAAGTGCCTGCGCTCCTCGCTCGAATTGGAATCCGGGCGCAACAGCCGCGCGCTCGGTCGAGGCACTCGGAATCTGAACACGTAGGGCATGCCGCGTTTGACGCCCATGTCGAAAAGAAGAATGAACATCTCCGCCGGCGACTTTGTCGCGCGCATTTCGCCGAACCGCAGCAGTTCTTCGGTGATTTGTAAGAGGAAATTCCGCGGCCGCGAGCAGTCCTTGAGGCAGGTCTGGTAGAAGATGCTGAAGAACTTCGTGGAGGGTTGGTTGTGCACGCTCGTACTACGGGTCAGTGACTTTACGATTGCGccctgtagagagagagaaaaataaataaagaatacgACATACTTTATTTTCGAacagacgacgacgaacgcaggCTCTGCACCGGTTATGAGCACTATCAGCTCAATACAAGTTATTTCCTATTACCAGCCACGTTTTGTTCAGCGATAGAAGACTAGCAGCGCTGTCCCCTGCCGCGGGTAGCTGTGAACGTCAAAGTCTCCACAGTCATGAAAGCATGATGTCAACCAGCTTTTGCCTTATTTAGTTCCTTGGTTTTTTATATAACAAGAGCCGCTAACTTGTCTTATGGTCGTGTTCTTCTTTTCCATACACATAAATAACATCCGATCGTTAGTTTCCTCTTCCGAGACCTCTGAAAGCAGGAGAACCCAGATAAAACAAAGAGGGGGCAAGATTACAAATGATGATATTTTAAGGAGACTTATACAGAACTTAAATGTTTGCAAGGAAGGACTACATTGAGACATATTTAGTGCATATGATACACCGCTGGTAAGCACCTTGCTTAAAAACCGACAAATCAGGAGTGATGCTTCAGTGGTTACGTCCAAGACTACGAGGCAGACTACGCCGTAGAGATACGATTCATTAAAGACAATTGAGGTAttcttaaagggacaataaaggcaaatacgaagtcaacgtggactgttaaaataccattccagaaacatcgcagcgcttgtttcgtgccaagaaatgacttagtttacgagaaaattgcgtcTGAAGTGTTCGCATACCTTGAGCgcaattcaaatcgcccgccACCCAGCGTGGGCGGGGAGTAAAACGTCGGGGAGTAACACGGCGTCCGACAGACGGCGCTATGATTTTCTGCGCAAGAGCAATAACGTGCTGCCATGGTGAagccgagccaagacagagcgttgGATTCGCAGCCGCAGCTGTCGTTGGTCAAGTGGCATGGACCGTTCGGGAATCCCACGACATGATATGGAAGTAGCATCGTCCGCTACTTTCAGTTTGTGTGAGTTTAGCGAACCGGTAAAAGCAGCCCAGCACTgcgtgataacgaaactactgaaacgagAAAGCGCGGGTGGCTACAGGGAGGAGAAAACGAAACTCTGCAATCACCCGCGCCATTGCCAAAGCTAACGTCAATCAGAccttttttctaaatataaaagagaactggagaagtagcattttcttttgtcttgtAGTGCAATGCAACGATCTTTCAATTACGAGTGGTGGACTACTACTGAGAGAATTGCAATGAGGAATGTTTTCTTCATCgagctagtacttgaatgtccctaAGGAGTCTGTAATCGTGGCCGGCACGTACCTGAAATTCTCGaatactaaagctctgttcgcgataatattgacccCTTAGACGTTCGAAAGTACAAATGTATCTCTTGAGCTTGACCTATTATTTGCTATTAGTGCCCCTTTATTATAGCCTGAAAGTAATGCACATGTTTTGTTTATGCATTTCACTTCTGTTGTACATTGTATATTGCTTTCTCTATATTGCTTTCTTGGTCACGTGCCACCAGGCAGTACTCAACCCTTTTTCCTCGTAAAACAATGTGAACTGCTTATACGCGCTCCCATAAGACCTTGCGCTTGCGCTCGTTCCGTGTTCACATCTGTGCCATGTGTGTATGTGCTATGTGTTTTACCACTGTTCGTTACCTGGCTCCCTGGATATGAGCaggaattcatcatcatcatcatcatcatcatcatcatcatggctacGCCCAcaccagggcaaaggcctctcccatacctctccaactaccccgctcatgtgctagttgtggccatgttgtccctgcaaacttcttaatctcatccgcccacctaactttctgccgccccctgctacgcttcccttcccttgggatccagtccgtaacccttaatgaccatcggttatcttccctcctcattacatgtcctgcccatgcccatttctttttcttgatttcagctaagatgtcattaactcgcgtttgttccctcactcaatctgctcttttcttatcccttaacgttacacctatcattcttcttcccatagctcgttgcgtcgtcctcaatttgagtagaacccttttcgtaaacctccaggtttctgccccgtaggtgagtactggtgagacaaagctgttatacacgcttctcttgagggataatggcaacctgctgttcatgatctgagaatgcctgccaaacgcaccctagcccattcttattctgattatttcagcctcatgatccggatctgcggtcgtgacctgccctaagcagatgcattcccttaccacttccagtgtctcgctaccaatcgtaaactgctgttctcttccgagactgttaaacattactttagttttctgcagagaaatttttagacccacccttctgctgaGCAGGAGTACGGCGACGCAAATTCGAGAAACGACGAAGAGCGCACTGTCTGTTCTCTACAGCGTTAGGAGCGTACCGACTGCGAGTAGATGTTGTTGTACCCCAGCTCGATGCCCGTGCCGCAGACGTACTCGAAGAAGTCATGGCACGGGTCCAGGGACTCGTTCATGAAGGCCAACAGGACGGGAACCTCCTCAGGACAGCAGAAGGGTGCCGCGCTTGTCTCGGTTGGAGGTGGTTTG
This window contains:
- the LOC139060092 gene encoding uncharacterized protein, with translation MALEQNTTRFTVESDRTAGTRQQEPFPKQPCIASHPGPVRQCGHGTAMAICLIAAAGVCGSVAWLLSRALTKPPPTETSAAPFCCPEEVPVLLAFMNESLDPCHDFFEYVCGTGIELGYNNIYSQSGAIVKSLTRSTSVHNQPSTKFFSIFYQTCLKDCSRPRNFLLQITEELLRFGEMRATKSPAEMFILLFDMGVKRGMPYVFRFRVPRPSARLLRPDSNSSEERRHFEMYRHNVILAQLNASCQTCFADSLRLYNEYASTNVTLKELFEFDGGIPGAVPPLILPMPLSTTTKWPEQPMKVVTIGELYARLPFLNESSLREAFFDTVLDVDDAMTLSYVEDEAILDVVAYLLSPVHQPTSLAHLVVYVSTETFNRFYISSTITGPWREKIIRMRCHDHVMAHRALWNIAYAVILTDETKDRFLRSSFAEAREAVRAQVRSCDIVALGDQVRADRLLDGVKLVLPRERYVSDCHVPDARELFISNYLSVSEFEYRVKMEQARRGYTDDYPPVWVTEKYLSIDTDFYRLLDVSHKPGALQNLPVSGYRLAASLWALLLEHPNWSAITAEKIRSFKACTSRGVWSRNENGYPNEWNEAPPIMYESTPPAALALRSIRAVVKDASDWRVAKMAAKTRRMSHGQFFYIVFANAFCNKHYDSEVDAVSGNAPLLHTEDFADTFSCASDSLMVAKERC